A portion of the Chlamydia caviae GPIC genome contains these proteins:
- the pgeF gene encoding peptidoglycan editing factor PgeF, whose amino-acid sequence MRQSTSDNDLITLTFPELSDLPLRHGLFPKQKDAEGYVYVPKNEQIRQALGAERFCDLHQVHGTSLRHATYTTPAGCPADGLYTEDPLISLHIRHSDCQPAIFYDPEKHVVANVHCGWRGLVGNIYAVTVATLKRIYNSRPQDLIVVVGPSLGPDYAIYPDYRELFPPSFFAFMPQENHMDFPSIARKQLLDLGISSSKITISERCTYTEHEIFFSSRYRNNHPEPSVIDTPIKKNNVTAVLLLPR is encoded by the coding sequence ATGAGACAATCAACTTCTGATAATGATCTAATTACCCTGACTTTTCCAGAGCTCTCTGACCTCCCTTTGCGTCATGGATTGTTCCCAAAACAAAAAGATGCTGAGGGTTATGTCTACGTTCCTAAAAACGAGCAGATTCGCCAAGCTTTAGGCGCTGAACGTTTTTGCGATCTCCATCAAGTGCATGGCACCAGCTTACGCCACGCTACGTATACAACCCCTGCAGGATGCCCTGCAGATGGATTGTATACCGAGGATCCTCTAATTTCCCTACATATCCGCCATTCTGATTGCCAACCGGCCATCTTTTATGATCCCGAAAAACATGTTGTTGCTAATGTACATTGTGGGTGGCGAGGACTGGTCGGGAATATCTATGCTGTGACAGTAGCGACGTTAAAACGAATCTACAACTCCCGCCCTCAAGATTTAATTGTTGTTGTCGGACCTTCTTTAGGACCTGATTACGCTATTTATCCTGATTATAGGGAGCTTTTTCCCCCTAGCTTCTTTGCTTTTATGCCGCAAGAAAATCACATGGACTTTCCCTCTATAGCGAGAAAGCAACTATTAGATTTAGGGATCTCTAGTTCTAAAATAACTATTTCTGAAAGGTGTACGTATACCGAACATGAAATTTTCTTTTCTTCTCGCTATCGCAATAACCATCCAGAACCTAGTGTGATAGATACACCAATAAAAAAGAACAACGTTACCGCTGTTCTTCTTCTTCCTAGATAA